One genomic region from Eublepharis macularius isolate TG4126 chromosome 18, MPM_Emac_v1.0, whole genome shotgun sequence encodes:
- the LOC129345622 gene encoding vesicle-associated membrane protein 2-like, whose amino-acid sequence MSDPAQLPDLGAGPEDGGTSASAPEVPPNLTSNRHLQQTQAEVGQVVDILQDNLKKVLERDVIISTLDDKADSLHESAKVFENSTTALARKYWCQSMKMMIILGVICGIVAIVILGGRCVCRGETPELVQWA is encoded by the exons AT GTCTGATCCAGCTCAGCTGCCTGATCTTGGGGCAGGACCAGAAGATGGAGGAACTTCCGCCAGTGCCCCTGAGGTGCCACCAAACTTGACCAGTAATCGCCACCTGCAACAGACTCAAGCCGAAGTAGGACAA GTGGTGGACATCTTGCAGGACAATTTAAAGAAAGTCCTCGAACGAGACGTGATCATAAGTACCCTGGACGACAAAGCAGACTCTCTCCATGAGAGTGCCAAAGTGTTTGAAAACAGCACGACTGCTCTGGCGAGGAAATACTGGTGCCAGAgcatgaag ATGATGATTATTTTGGGAGTCATCTGTGGTATCGTAGCCATCGTAATTTTAG GCGGAAGATGTGTGTGCCGGGGGGAAACGCCAGAGTTGGTGCAATGGGCCTGA